In the genome of Chryseobacterium oryzae, one region contains:
- a CDS encoding SDR family NAD(P)-dependent oxidoreductase: MEYSYAVVTGASQGLGKSFAQELAKKGFNLILISLPHQDLSSLSLNLQQQFGVQVVYKETDLSIKENIIALCDWINKYYNVNFLVNNAGIGGTKKFEDATAFYIEKIIQLNVLATSLLTHQLLSNLKKQKKSYILNVSSLAAFSPIGYKTVYPASKAFIHSFSRGLYQELKETNVFVSVVNPGAMATNAEVSERIRNQGFFGKLTLLNPDKVAEKCIKQIIKRDTVIMVNPMSWLMLRILPIWIRLPLMTKAIKREIC; this comes from the coding sequence ATGGAGTATTCGTATGCAGTGGTAACTGGAGCAAGCCAAGGATTAGGGAAGTCTTTTGCACAGGAATTGGCAAAAAAAGGCTTTAATTTAATTTTGATAAGTTTACCTCATCAGGATTTATCATCATTAAGTTTGAACTTACAACAGCAATTTGGCGTTCAAGTCGTTTATAAAGAAACAGATTTAAGCATTAAAGAGAACATAATTGCTCTTTGTGATTGGATCAATAAGTATTATAATGTAAATTTTCTCGTCAACAATGCGGGTATTGGAGGAACAAAAAAATTTGAAGATGCCACCGCTTTCTACATTGAAAAAATCATTCAGCTTAATGTTTTAGCCACTTCATTACTGACTCATCAATTGTTATCAAACCTAAAAAAACAGAAAAAATCCTATATCCTCAACGTTTCCAGTTTAGCAGCATTTTCTCCAATCGGTTACAAAACGGTATATCCTGCATCAAAAGCTTTTATACATTCATTTTCAAGAGGTTTGTATCAGGAACTAAAAGAAACCAATGTTTTCGTAAGTGTCGTAAATCCGGGAGCAATGGCAACCAATGCGGAAGTATCAGAAAGAATTAGAAATCAAGGCTTTTTCGGGAAATTAACCTTATTAAATCCTGATAAAGTTGCAGAAAAGTGCATAAAACAAATCATAAAAAGAGATACCGTGATTATGGTAAACCCAATGAGTTGGTTAATGCTTCGAATATTGCCGATTTGGATACGACTTCCGCTAATGACAAAAGCCATAAAAAGAGAAATCTGCTAA
- a CDS encoding NAD-dependent epimerase/dehydratase family protein has protein sequence MKNVFVTGITGLLGTNLVIDLLENNYQVKALLRDANIYTEINHPNLQLIQGSLFDNIEKYLDDIDVFIHIAAETNQNITKYHYYKKVNCEATKHLYLNCVKCGVKKFIFISTANTIGYGSFEKPGNETHQIRKPFTNSMYAQSKLEAEDFLLSQTNKTETIILNPTFMLGAYDRKPSSGKIILMGWKKKIIFYPPGGKNFVNVKNVSQGIINSIQYGKNGEKYLLANENLTYKEFFERLNKITNQNPLMIKIPKTILIAIGYLGDLCRKVGIKTNISSTNMKTLCITNYFNNTKSTKELKINYQKIDSGIQEAIEYFGKCGK, from the coding sequence ATGAAAAACGTATTTGTAACAGGAATTACAGGTTTGTTGGGAACCAATCTGGTTATTGATTTGTTGGAAAATAATTATCAGGTAAAAGCATTATTGCGAGATGCAAATATTTACACAGAAATTAATCACCCCAATTTGCAACTTATCCAAGGTAGTCTTTTCGACAATATTGAAAAATATTTGGATGACATTGATGTCTTCATACATATTGCCGCAGAAACCAACCAGAACATTACAAAATACCATTATTACAAAAAGGTAAATTGTGAAGCCACAAAACATTTGTATCTAAATTGTGTAAAATGCGGAGTAAAGAAATTTATTTTTATAAGCACCGCCAATACAATAGGTTATGGTTCTTTTGAGAAACCCGGCAACGAAACTCATCAGATAAGAAAACCATTTACAAACTCCATGTATGCCCAAAGCAAATTAGAAGCGGAAGATTTTTTGTTATCTCAAACTAACAAGACAGAAACCATTATTCTCAATCCTACTTTTATGTTAGGTGCTTATGACAGAAAACCAAGTTCTGGGAAAATCATTTTAATGGGTTGGAAGAAGAAAATCATTTTTTATCCACCCGGAGGAAAAAATTTTGTCAATGTAAAAAACGTTTCACAAGGAATTATCAATAGCATTCAATACGGAAAAAATGGTGAAAAGTATCTTTTAGCTAATGAAAACCTAACGTACAAAGAATTTTTTGAACGACTGAATAAAATCACAAACCAAAATCCGCTAATGATTAAAATTCCAAAAACAATATTGATTGCTATTGGATATTTAGGTGATTTGTGCAGGAAAGTGGGTATAAAAACAAACATCAGTTCTACGAATATGAAAACGCTTTGTATCACCAATTATTTCAACAATACAAAATCAACTAAAGAATTGAAAATAAACTACCAAAAAATTGATTCCGGAATACAAGAGGCTATTGAATATTTTGGAAAGTGTGGAAAATAG
- the carB gene encoding carbamoyl-phosphate synthase large subunit, whose protein sequence is MAKRTDIKTILVIGSGPIIIGQAAEFDYAGTQACLSLKEEGYKVILINSNPATIMTDVEIADKVYIEPISLQFVSHIIRKERPDALLPTLGGQTGLNMAVELEKSGILEECKVEVLGTKLSAINRAEDRDLFRELMRELNEPVPESDIVNTVEGAIRFADEIGYPVIVRPAFTMGGTGGGIAATEAELKEIAELGLKYSPVTQCLIEKSIAGFKEIEYEVMRDANDNAIVVCNMENIDPVGVHTGDSIVVAPSQTLSDREYQLLRNASLKIIRALGIEGGCNVQLALDPHSFDYYIIEVNPRVSRSSALASKATGYPIAKIAAKIAVGLTLDEIMNPVTGKTYACFEPALDYVVTKFPRFPFDKFETADRRLSTQMKATGEVMAIGRNFEESLQKAIRSLETGIRHIGLKTKQAEALTTEEIERRIRVCDDERLFIIGDALRRGYSWEQIVEWSKIDKFFIWKIKKLIDFEKTIAENKFSKEILTEAKKLGFADVNIAHLWEVSQREVYNFRKENGIVPVYKMVDTCAAEFESETPYFYGTYEEENESVVSDKEKIIVLGSGPIRIGQGVEFDYATVHSVWAIKEMGYEAIIINNNPETVSTDFSISDKLYFEPLTEEDVMNIIDLEKPKGVVVQFGGQTAINLADKLAAYGVQILGTSLEDLDRAENRDKFEKALQELGIPQPLGKTSTSKEEAIVIANEIGYPVLVRPSYVLGGRAMEIVYTEAELAHYMEFAVDASPEHPVLVDRYITGKEVEVDAICDGETVIIPGIMEHIERAGVHSGDSIAVYPPQNVSQKEIDTLVDYTQRLAKGLNVIGLMNIQYVLFEGNVYVIEVNPRSSRTVPFLSKITDVPMANLATKAILGQKLTDLGYKNGLVPNKEGVFVKVPVFSFSKLTKVDISLGPEMKSTGEVMGKDTTLEKALYKGLVAAGRKVPMHGSILFTVADKHKQEAADLASRFHEVGFRIWATEGTAKFFEEKGIPCKIGYKIGEEDVNLIDLIQKGKVQYVVNTMTKGKQSERDGFQIRRMSVENGVPCLTSMDTVEAILKVIESMSFKMETM, encoded by the coding sequence ATGGCAAAACGTACAGATATAAAAACAATTTTAGTAATCGGTTCAGGACCTATCATTATTGGTCAGGCGGCAGAATTTGATTACGCAGGAACTCAAGCTTGTTTGTCTTTGAAAGAAGAAGGCTACAAGGTAATTTTGATTAATTCAAATCCTGCAACGATTATGACGGATGTGGAAATTGCAGACAAGGTTTATATAGAACCAATTTCGCTGCAATTTGTAAGTCACATCATCAGAAAAGAACGACCTGACGCACTTTTACCAACTCTTGGTGGACAAACTGGTCTCAATATGGCGGTAGAACTTGAGAAATCAGGAATTCTTGAAGAATGTAAAGTGGAAGTATTGGGAACCAAACTTTCAGCCATCAACAGAGCGGAAGACAGAGATTTGTTCCGTGAACTGATGAGAGAATTAAACGAGCCTGTACCCGAATCAGATATTGTAAATACTGTGGAAGGAGCAATTCGTTTTGCGGATGAAATTGGCTACCCGGTTATTGTGCGTCCTGCATTTACGATGGGTGGAACTGGCGGCGGTATCGCTGCCACTGAAGCTGAATTGAAAGAAATTGCAGAATTAGGCTTAAAATATAGCCCTGTTACCCAATGTCTTATCGAAAAATCAATCGCAGGTTTCAAAGAAATTGAATATGAAGTAATGCGTGATGCCAACGACAACGCCATTGTGGTTTGTAACATGGAAAATATAGACCCGGTGGGCGTTCACACAGGAGATTCTATCGTTGTGGCACCTTCACAAACGCTTTCAGATAGAGAATATCAGCTTTTGAGAAATGCTTCACTAAAAATCATCAGAGCATTAGGAATTGAAGGAGGCTGTAATGTTCAGTTGGCTTTAGACCCACATTCTTTCGATTATTATATTATTGAAGTAAACCCGAGAGTTTCACGTTCATCAGCATTAGCATCCAAAGCAACAGGGTATCCTATTGCTAAAATTGCTGCAAAAATCGCTGTGGGATTAACACTGGATGAAATTATGAATCCGGTTACTGGAAAGACTTATGCTTGTTTCGAACCGGCTTTGGATTACGTGGTAACTAAATTCCCTAGATTCCCTTTCGATAAATTTGAAACTGCAGACAGAAGATTATCAACCCAGATGAAAGCAACGGGCGAGGTAATGGCAATCGGAAGAAACTTTGAAGAATCTTTACAGAAAGCCATCCGTTCACTAGAAACCGGCATCAGACATATTGGTTTAAAAACAAAACAGGCCGAAGCTTTAACTACTGAAGAAATCGAAAGAAGAATCAGAGTTTGCGATGACGAAAGATTATTCATCATTGGTGATGCTTTGCGAAGAGGTTACAGCTGGGAACAGATTGTAGAATGGAGCAAAATAGATAAATTTTTCATCTGGAAAATCAAAAAACTGATTGATTTTGAAAAAACAATTGCCGAAAACAAATTCAGTAAAGAAATACTTACAGAAGCTAAGAAATTAGGCTTTGCAGATGTAAATATTGCTCATCTTTGGGAAGTTTCTCAGCGTGAAGTGTACAATTTCAGAAAAGAAAACGGAATAGTTCCTGTATATAAAATGGTAGATACCTGTGCCGCTGAATTCGAATCTGAAACCCCATATTTCTACGGAACTTACGAAGAAGAAAACGAAAGTGTGGTTTCCGATAAAGAAAAAATCATCGTTTTGGGTTCAGGACCTATCAGAATCGGGCAGGGTGTTGAGTTTGATTATGCAACGGTTCACTCCGTTTGGGCGATCAAAGAAATGGGTTACGAAGCGATCATTATCAATAATAACCCTGAAACAGTTTCTACAGACTTCTCCATTTCAGATAAATTATACTTTGAGCCTTTAACGGAAGAAGATGTAATGAATATCATCGACCTCGAAAAACCAAAAGGTGTTGTAGTACAGTTTGGCGGACAAACCGCAATCAATCTGGCAGATAAATTGGCGGCTTACGGTGTTCAGATTTTGGGAACTTCTCTGGAAGATTTAGACAGAGCCGAAAACAGAGACAAATTTGAAAAAGCCCTTCAGGAATTGGGTATTCCACAGCCTTTAGGCAAAACTTCAACTTCGAAAGAAGAAGCTATTGTTATCGCTAATGAAATTGGCTATCCGGTGCTGGTTCGTCCAAGTTATGTTTTGGGCGGAAGAGCCATGGAAATTGTGTACACCGAAGCAGAACTCGCTCATTACATGGAGTTTGCAGTAGATGCAAGCCCGGAACATCCTGTGTTGGTAGACCGGTATATTACAGGGAAAGAAGTGGAAGTAGATGCTATCTGTGATGGTGAAACGGTGATTATTCCAGGGATTATGGAACATATTGAAAGAGCGGGAGTTCACTCCGGAGATTCTATTGCCGTATATCCTCCTCAAAATGTTTCTCAGAAAGAAATAGATACTTTGGTAGATTATACTCAAAGACTGGCGAAAGGTTTAAATGTAATTGGTTTGATGAACATTCAGTACGTTCTTTTTGAAGGAAATGTTTATGTGATTGAAGTAAACCCTCGTTCATCCAGAACCGTTCCTTTCTTATCTAAAATTACCGATGTTCCAATGGCAAACTTGGCTACAAAAGCAATTTTAGGTCAAAAACTGACAGATTTAGGATACAAAAACGGATTGGTTCCCAATAAAGAAGGTGTTTTCGTAAAAGTTCCGGTGTTCTCTTTCTCAAAATTAACGAAAGTGGATATCTCTTTAGGCCCTGAAATGAAATCTACAGGAGAAGTAATGGGGAAAGATACAACTCTGGAAAAAGCTTTGTATAAAGGCTTGGTTGCAGCAGGAAGAAAAGTTCCAATGCATGGTTCAATTTTATTTACTGTAGCAGATAAGCACAAGCAGGAAGCGGCAGATTTGGCATCAAGATTCCATGAAGTTGGCTTTAGAATCTGGGCAACAGAAGGAACTGCAAAATTTTTCGAAGAAAAAGGAATTCCTTGTAAAATTGGCTACAAAATAGGAGAGGAAGATGTGAACCTGATCGACTTAATCCAAAAAGGAAAAGTACAATATGTGGTCAATACCATGACGAAAGGAAAACAGTCTGAGAGAGACGGTTTCCAGATCAGAAGAATGAGTGTGGAAAATGGTGTACCTTGTTTAACATCAATGGATACGGTAGAAGCAATTCTTAAAGTTATTGAAAGTATGAGCTTTAAGATGGAAACGATGTAG
- a CDS encoding four helix bundle protein — protein MHNFEKLLFWQKSIELAKKVYIICAELPKDEKFGLISQIKRCVISIPSNIAEGAGRNNDREFYHFLGIANASSFELQTQLILTRELNLLNAEKVNSLISDLNEIQKMIYSFKSNLKK, from the coding sequence ATGCATAATTTTGAGAAATTATTATTTTGGCAGAAATCAATAGAACTTGCAAAAAAAGTCTATATAATTTGTGCTGAGTTACCTAAAGATGAAAAATTTGGTTTAATTTCTCAAATTAAAAGGTGTGTAATTTCAATTCCGTCAAATATTGCAGAAGGAGCAGGAAGAAATAATGACAGAGAATTTTATCATTTTTTAGGTATTGCAAATGCTTCCTCTTTTGAATTACAGACACAATTAATTCTGACAAGAGAATTAAATTTACTAAATGCAGAAAAAGTCAATAGTCTAATATCAGATCTTAATGAAATTCAAAAAATGATTTATTCATTTAAATCTAATCTAAAAAAGTAA
- a CDS encoding carbamoyl phosphate synthase small subunit, which translates to MKKKLILESGEVFHGEGFGAELETAGEVVFNTGMTGYQELISDPSYCGQIVCMTYPLIGNYGINRDDYESIEPAIKGLIIKELCDLPSNFRTQITLDELFKKKNLSGISGIDTRRLTRILRNYGVVKGKIVNADADESTVVSELKSTSFPTNQVEQVSTKTPYANPGRGLKVVLVDFGSKLGIIRELSQRNCDITVVSQDVTAEEILLMNPDGVMLSNGPGDPEDNQQALEMIRGILGKVPIFGICLGHQLIGLACGAKTFKLKFGHRGGNHPVLDLEKNTVAITSQNHGYAVDQESLKATDLIETHIALNDRTNEGLKHKIHPCFSVQYHPEASPGPEDANYLFDEFIELMEGFKK; encoded by the coding sequence ATGAAGAAAAAATTAATACTGGAGTCCGGTGAAGTGTTTCATGGAGAAGGTTTCGGAGCAGAATTGGAAACCGCAGGAGAAGTGGTTTTCAATACCGGAATGACAGGGTATCAGGAACTGATCTCTGACCCGTCTTACTGCGGTCAGATTGTTTGCATGACCTATCCGCTTATCGGAAACTATGGCATTAATAGAGATGATTATGAGAGTATTGAGCCGGCAATTAAAGGTCTTATCATAAAAGAACTTTGTGATCTTCCTTCCAATTTCCGCACTCAGATTACTTTAGATGAACTGTTTAAAAAGAAAAACCTTTCAGGTATTTCAGGAATTGATACCAGAAGACTCACAAGAATTCTGCGTAATTACGGTGTCGTGAAAGGAAAAATCGTAAACGCTGATGCAGACGAAAGCACAGTAGTTTCAGAATTAAAATCAACAAGCTTTCCTACCAATCAGGTAGAGCAGGTTTCTACTAAAACGCCTTATGCAAATCCGGGGAGAGGTCTTAAAGTTGTACTTGTAGATTTTGGTTCTAAATTAGGGATAATCAGAGAATTATCTCAGAGAAATTGTGATATTACCGTTGTTTCTCAGGATGTTACTGCAGAAGAAATTCTACTGATGAATCCGGACGGAGTAATGCTTTCAAACGGTCCCGGAGATCCTGAAGATAACCAACAAGCTCTTGAAATGATCAGAGGGATTTTAGGAAAAGTCCCTATTTTCGGTATTTGCTTAGGACATCAGCTTATCGGTTTGGCTTGCGGAGCAAAAACTTTTAAATTGAAATTCGGTCACAGAGGAGGAAACCATCCTGTTTTAGATTTAGAGAAAAATACTGTGGCTATTACTTCTCAAAATCACGGATATGCTGTAGATCAGGAAAGCCTTAAAGCAACAGATTTAATTGAAACCCATATCGCATTGAATGACAGAACAAACGAAGGTCTTAAACACAAAATTCATCCTTGTTTCTCCGTTCAGTATCACCCGGAAGCAAGTCCAGGTCCAGAAGATGCGAATTATTTATTTGATGAGTTTATTGAATTGATGGAAGGTTTTAAGAAGTAA
- a CDS encoding aspartate carbamoyltransferase catalytic subunit: protein MFTITELSTERINKILTEALSFANGKTSKIEGEVFCSNLFFEDSTRTKTSFDIAERKLGLQVVPFDASHSSVNKGESLYDTVKTLKSIGVNLVVIRDKKDRYFDELENINIPIINGGDGTGNHPSQCMLDLLTIYQEFGKFEGLKVGIVGDVKHSRVANSNAEALRRLGAKVYFSGPEQWFDEGALINGTYLNVDELIKEVDVLMLLRIQHERHDSKMSFSASEYHKKYGLTKEREKSMKKEAIIMHPAPINRGVEIDTDLVECARSRVFRQMQNGVFARMAILKEALEKVGHTFKSL, encoded by the coding sequence ATGTTTACGATTACCGAACTAAGTACAGAAAGGATCAATAAAATACTAACCGAGGCACTCAGTTTTGCCAACGGAAAAACTTCAAAAATTGAAGGCGAAGTTTTCTGTTCAAATCTTTTCTTTGAAGACAGCACAAGAACAAAAACCAGTTTTGATATTGCTGAAAGAAAATTAGGCTTGCAGGTTGTTCCTTTCGATGCATCACACAGTTCTGTAAATAAAGGTGAAAGCCTGTATGATACCGTAAAAACCTTAAAAAGTATTGGGGTGAATCTGGTAGTTATAAGAGATAAAAAAGACAGGTATTTTGATGAGCTTGAAAATATAAATATCCCGATCATCAACGGAGGAGACGGAACCGGCAATCATCCTTCGCAATGTATGCTGGATCTGCTTACCATTTATCAGGAATTCGGGAAATTTGAAGGATTAAAAGTAGGAATCGTAGGAGATGTGAAGCACAGTCGCGTAGCCAATTCTAATGCTGAAGCTTTAAGAAGATTGGGTGCAAAAGTATATTTTTCCGGTCCGGAACAATGGTTTGACGAAGGTGCTCTTATTAATGGTACTTATTTGAATGTTGATGAACTGATTAAAGAAGTAGATGTTTTGATGCTACTTAGAATTCAGCACGAAAGACATGATTCTAAAATGAGTTTCTCTGCATCGGAATATCATAAAAAATATGGTTTGACGAAAGAAAGAGAAAAATCAATGAAAAAAGAAGCCATCATTATGCATCCCGCACCCATCAACCGAGGAGTAGAAATTGATACCGATTTGGTAGAATGTGCCCGTTCAAGGGTTTTCAGGCAAATGCAGAACGGCGTTTTTGCAAGAATGGCAATTTTAAAGGAAGCTTTGGAAAAAGTAGGGCATACCTTTAAATCATTATAA
- a CDS encoding Lrp/AsnC family transcriptional regulator has protein sequence MDLKDKMILSIIQEDSTYSVKEISEKIGLTFTPTYERIKQLEKNGIIEKYVGLLNREKLGLNIVVYCNVRLKEQSKKVLETFEKNIMQHDEVQEVISLSGEYDYMLKIIAKDINSYNNFTVNVISNIPNIGQYHSSIVLHEVKKSTKFKIDLD, from the coding sequence ATGGATTTAAAAGACAAAATGATTCTCAGCATTATTCAGGAAGATTCAACCTATTCTGTAAAAGAAATTTCAGAAAAGATTGGTCTTACCTTTACACCAACGTATGAGCGAATTAAACAGCTGGAAAAAAATGGAATTATTGAGAAATATGTAGGTCTTCTTAACCGTGAAAAACTGGGTTTAAATATTGTTGTTTACTGTAATGTCCGTCTGAAAGAACAATCTAAAAAAGTATTGGAAACCTTCGAGAAAAATATCATGCAGCATGATGAAGTTCAGGAAGTTATTAGTCTTTCGGGGGAATATGATTATATGCTCAAAATTATCGCAAAAGACATTAATTCTTATAATAATTTTACGGTAAATGTCATTTCAAATATTCCTAATATCGGGCAATATCACAGTTCTATTGTGTTGCATGAGGTGAAGAAATCTACGAAGTTTAAGATTGATTTGGATTAA
- the argH gene encoding argininosuccinate lyase produces the protein MKKIWQKDDNATNILVNKFTVGKDLDFDERLAKYDVKGSMTHGKMLTEVGIISHEESEQIIAVLKEILNKIESGSFVIDKNAEDIHSQIESILIEQLGDTGKKIHTARSRNDQVLLDIKLYLLDEIREITTLTNDFFQQLIRLAEQYKHVLLPGYTHFQIAMPSSFGLWFSAYAEALSDDLEMLLSVKNIINKNPLGSAAGYGSSFPINRESTTTSLGFQSMNYNSIYAQMTRGKSEKMLAMAMAALAGTLAKFSYDICLYLSQNFDFISFPKEFTTGSSIMPHKKNPDIFELVRARCNRIQALPNEFMLLTGNLPSGYHRDMQLTKEILFPAIDSLKECLEILNYTLPNIQVKEGILEDEKYQYLFSVEKINEEVKNGSSFRDAYVKVGQEIENNVFNFKAGNLNHTHQGSIGNLCLDKIEYQFNKLKNKLLG, from the coding sequence ATGAAAAAAATATGGCAAAAAGACGACAATGCCACCAATATATTAGTTAACAAATTTACGGTAGGCAAAGATCTGGATTTTGATGAACGATTGGCAAAATATGATGTAAAAGGATCTATGACACACGGTAAAATGCTCACAGAAGTCGGGATTATTTCTCATGAAGAATCTGAGCAGATCATAGCGGTTCTGAAAGAAATTTTAAACAAAATAGAATCAGGAAGTTTTGTTATAGATAAAAATGCAGAAGATATTCATTCCCAAATAGAATCTATTTTAATTGAACAATTGGGCGATACCGGGAAAAAAATCCATACTGCAAGATCCAGAAACGATCAGGTTTTATTGGATATTAAACTCTACTTATTAGACGAAATTCGGGAAATCACCACTTTAACGAACGATTTTTTTCAGCAGTTGATCAGATTAGCAGAGCAGTACAAGCATGTTTTACTACCGGGATATACGCATTTTCAGATTGCAATGCCTTCATCATTCGGATTATGGTTTAGTGCTTACGCAGAAGCTTTATCGGATGATCTGGAAATGCTATTGTCAGTAAAAAATATCATCAATAAGAATCCTTTGGGTTCAGCGGCGGGTTATGGATCTTCTTTTCCTATCAACCGTGAAAGCACAACTACAAGTTTAGGCTTTCAATCCATGAATTACAATTCGATTTACGCCCAAATGACTCGTGGAAAATCTGAAAAAATGCTGGCAATGGCAATGGCCGCTTTAGCAGGAACTTTGGCGAAGTTTTCTTATGATATTTGCCTTTATCTCAGTCAGAATTTTGATTTTATCAGTTTTCCGAAAGAGTTTACCACCGGAAGCAGCATTATGCCCCATAAAAAAAACCCGGATATTTTCGAACTGGTGCGTGCACGATGCAACAGAATCCAGGCTCTTCCCAACGAGTTTATGCTTTTAACGGGCAATCTTCCATCAGGCTATCATCGCGATATGCAACTTACGAAAGAAATTCTTTTCCCTGCTATTGATTCCTTAAAAGAATGTTTAGAGATTTTAAACTATACATTACCAAATATTCAGGTGAAAGAGGGGATTTTGGAAGATGAAAAGTATCAGTACCTTTTCAGTGTAGAAAAAATTAATGAAGAAGTAAAAAACGGAAGTTCATTCCGTGATGCTTATGTAAAAGTAGGGCAGGAGATTGAAAATAATGTGTTTAATTTTAAAGCAGGCAATCTGAACCACACTCATCAGGGAAGCATTGGAAATCTTTGTCTAGATAAAATAGAATATCAGTTTAATAAGCTGAAAAACAAATTGTTGGGATAA
- a CDS encoding M20 family metallo-hydrolase has product MQEQKSVYNKEELLSNAVELLKKLIEIPSFSKDEYNTSVEIENFFKKHQIPAKRFKNNIWAVNKNFDVFKPSILLNTHHDTVKPNKAYTLDPFVPLEKEGKLFGLGSNDAGASLVCMTQVFLNFYDKEDLKYNLIIALTAEEEISGFDGIEALFPQLPNITLAIVGEPTQMNLAIAEKGLLVIDGEMKGTPSHAAHPNSDNSIVKCMEDLQHILNFRFPKISDYLGEVKVTLSGIHAGVQHNVVPESCSFTLDVRVTDEYSNQEVFEIIQSQMKSVLTARSFRLNSSKIEMNHPFVQAGLEIGRTTYGSPTSSDQAIIPCTSVKLGPGDSTRSHTADEFIYIEEIAEGIEIYIRILEKIL; this is encoded by the coding sequence ATGCAGGAACAGAAATCTGTATATAATAAAGAAGAATTACTGAGTAACGCTGTAGAACTGCTGAAAAAACTGATAGAAATTCCGTCATTCAGCAAAGATGAATATAATACTTCAGTAGAAATAGAGAATTTTTTTAAGAAACATCAAATCCCTGCCAAACGTTTCAAAAACAATATTTGGGCAGTCAATAAAAATTTTGATGTTTTTAAACCCTCTATTTTGCTCAATACCCATCACGACACCGTAAAACCTAATAAAGCATACACTTTAGACCCCTTTGTACCGCTTGAAAAAGAAGGAAAATTGTTTGGTCTCGGAAGTAATGATGCCGGAGCTTCTCTGGTTTGTATGACTCAGGTTTTTCTAAATTTTTATGATAAAGAAGACCTGAAATATAATCTGATAATAGCTTTAACGGCAGAGGAAGAAATTTCGGGGTTCGATGGTATTGAGGCTCTGTTTCCGCAATTACCCAATATTACACTTGCCATCGTTGGAGAGCCTACACAGATGAATCTTGCCATTGCGGAAAAAGGTCTGCTCGTTATTGACGGTGAAATGAAAGGCACGCCTTCTCACGCAGCACATCCGAACAGCGATAATTCTATTGTAAAATGTATGGAAGATCTTCAGCATATTCTGAATTTCAGGTTTCCGAAGATTTCAGATTATTTGGGTGAAGTTAAAGTTACACTGTCAGGAATTCACGCCGGAGTTCAGCATAATGTAGTTCCGGAATCCTGCAGTTTTACACTTGATGTAAGAGTTACCGATGAATATTCTAATCAGGAAGTATTTGAAATCATCCAGTCTCAGATGAAATCTGTTTTAACCGCAAGATCTTTCAGGTTAAATTCTTCGAAAATTGAAATGAATCACCCGTTTGTACAAGCTGGTTTGGAGATTGGTAGGACAACTTACGGCTCACCAACATCATCCGATCAGGCAATTATTCCTTGCACTTCTGTAAAGCTTGGTCCCGGCGACAGTACACGTTCTCATACCGCAGATGAATTTATTTACATTGAAGAAATTGCAGAGGGAATTGAGATTTATATCAGGATTCTGGAGAAAATTTTGTAG